CACGCCCGTCCACACCGCGCCGAGATCCGCGTCCGCGCGCAGGCAGCCTTCGCGCAGGAATACGGCATAGTTTGCGCCCACGCCGAGCACGAGCATCAGCGCGAGCCAGTTGAACAGATTGAGCGGCACGTGAATGTAGCCGAATACGGCGAGCGTGACGCCCACCGCGAGCAGCACAGGCAAGGTCACGGCGATGCCGCCGCGCACTTTGTACCGCAGCATCAACAGAATGAGCACGAGCGTCAGCGCGCCGCCAAGCCACCAGCCGCTATCCACGCGATACGCGCCGAACAGTTTCGACACGCTGGCGGCCTTGTCGACGAACACGACGCCGGGCAAGCCCTGCGCGGTCGCGATCAACGCGGGTTCGTTCTGCGGCGTCACGCCCTGCGGAATGACGACCGCCGCATAGGCTTTCGTCGACGAATCGACTTCGCCGAGCCAGAGGTGTTTGTACGGTTGCGACCACGGCGTCGCGAGCCACGTATCGATTGTCAGCGGCGCTTGTGGTTTCGCGCACGCGGCGAGCCAGGCGTCCGCGACTTCGTCCTTGAAACCAGCTTGCAGCAGCGTGGCGCGCAACGCGGCGGGATCATTGAACACGTGTTGCGCGAGCAACGCGCGGTCTTCATTCTGCTGTTTCGCGGACGGCACCAATTGCGCGACCGACTGATAGCTGCCGACCTTGTTCGCGGTGCCGTTCAACGCATCCAGTTTCGTGCCCAACGCTTCCGCGCGTTGCAGCACGACCTCGGGCGTCTCGCCGCGCACGACGAAAAACTGCGCGCTATTATCCACGCCGACCGCCGCGCGCACCTTGTCCTCTTGCACGACAAGCGCCGGATCGCGCTGGATCAACAAATGGATGTCGTCGTCGCTGGTCAGACGCAGCCAGCCGGGAATCGCTAGCAACAGCAACAGCGCCGCCACGAACCACGCCCGCTTGCCGCCGATCGTGCGATGCCACACCGCCAACACGCGCGCCGCGGCTGCAAACACGCGCTTGGGGCTGCGTTTGGGCGCGCGCGTGAGCAGCGCGGGCAGCAGCCACAGCACGGAGGCGAACGCCGTCGTAATGCCGGCAATCGCGAAGCACGCGATCTGCTTGAGCGCGGGAAATGGCACCCACGTGAGAATCGCGTAGCCGAGCAGGCTCGTCGCGAGCGCCACGCTCAATGCGGGACGCACGGCGCGCGCACCACGCCGCGCATCCCAATCGCGTTGCGCGCCGAGATACACCACGAAGTACTGAATCGAATAGTCGACGGCCTCGCCGATCAGGCTGGCGCCGAACACGAGCGTCAACAGATGCAGCTTGCCGAATATCAGCATCGTCACCGCCAGCGCGCAGACAATGCCGAGCGCGGTCGACACGAAGCCGAGCAACAAGAGACGCGGCGAACGGAACACCCACATCATCAGCAACGCGATGCCGCACAGCGACGCGACGCCGATCAGATGCACTTCATGTTCCGATGCGCTGCGTGCCGATTCCGCGTAGAACACGGCACCGGTTCGCGCCACGGAGACATCCGGGAACGACTGCTTTAACGCGCTTTCGCCTTGAGCGAGCGCCGCGAGCACGGCGTGCTGCGTTTTGGTTTCGTAGGCGGAGCCCGGCAGCGTCGCGACGATCAGCACGCTTGTCGCCGCACCGCGATGCGCCACCAGCATGTTGTCTTCGAGTTCGAGATTCGACGTGGCGAGCGGCAGGCCGCCGAGCCAGTGTTCGAGCCAGCCGAACGGATCGTCGGCGAGCGGCGTGGTAAGTCCGCCGCGCAATGGGCTGTAGATGCGCCGGGCGAGCGCGTCGTGCAGCGTCGTATTGACCGCGCCGCCTGCGCCGCCCGCGAGCGCCGCGCGGTCCGCCGGCGCCAGCAAGCCGAAGCGATACGGCATGTACAACGCCGCGATCTGCGACAGATCGAACGGCGGCAATTCCGCCGTCACCGAACCGAACGCGCCGCTCTTTTGCAACGACGCGCCGAGTTGCTTCGCCGCGGCTTTCGCGTGGGCGTCGTCGTTACTGGTGACGAGAAAAACGGTGCGGTCGCCGAGCGCGCTCGCCAGCGTGTCGACCGCCTTTTCGGCGACCGGGTCGGCCTCGGTCGCCGGCAACAGCGCGAGCAGGTTGGTTTGCAGCGGCGACGGTCCTGCGAACCGCCAGCCGCAATAGAGCGCCGCAACGAGCGCGAGCAGCAGCCACGCGGCGCGCATGCCCCACGCCTGTTTCGCGGATCGCTGTTGCAGCATGTCCATTACGGCGCCCCGAGCAAACCGCGTTCAGCCGCGGTGAGTTCGGTCACGGCTACGCTCTTCGTGAACTCGAGTTGGGTGATGTCGCCGTTCGCTAGCGTGATGCGCAAGCGCTGCAAAAAGTCGCCGCCGTTCATCTCCAGACCTTTGATCGACTGCGCGATCTGCGGCTGGTTCGGCGTAAGTTGCATGCGCCATTGCGCGGCGCTGCCTTCGGCTTGTACGTCGAATTGCGAGTACAGCGCCGACAGGTCGCCGCCGAGCATCGCGCGCATCATCTTCGAGACTTGCGCGACGCCGCGCGTGCCCTGCGCGCTGTGAGCCGTGACGCGTTGACCGTTGGCGTCGACTTCGGCGACGCCGGCATCGGTGATCACGTAGGTGGCTTTGTATGGCGTGTCGGTCTGCCAGATCACGCCACGTTCGCGGAAGAACAGCAACGAGCCGGTGCTGACGAGCGGCTGCTTCATCGCCGCGAGCGTCTGCGTCTGCGTGAATTGCGCGCGCACGCCCTTGGCTTGCGCGAGATGCGCGGCGATCTGCGAGACGAGCGCGGGATTGCCGGGCTCGGCTTCTTTCGTCGATGTGGCCGACGCGGCCGATGCGGGCTCCGTCCATACGACTGTCGCGGCGAGCACGCTCAGCG
The nucleotide sequence above comes from Paraburkholderia aromaticivorans. Encoded proteins:
- a CDS encoding MMPL family transporter — encoded protein: MDMLQQRSAKQAWGMRAAWLLLALVAALYCGWRFAGPSPLQTNLLALLPATEADPVAEKAVDTLASALGDRTVFLVTSNDDAHAKAAAKQLGASLQKSGAFGSVTAELPPFDLSQIAALYMPYRFGLLAPADRAALAGGAGGAVNTTLHDALARRIYSPLRGGLTTPLADDPFGWLEHWLGGLPLATSNLELEDNMLVAHRGAATSVLIVATLPGSAYETKTQHAVLAALAQGESALKQSFPDVSVARTGAVFYAESARSASEHEVHLIGVASLCGIALLMMWVFRSPRLLLLGFVSTALGIVCALAVTMLIFGKLHLLTLVFGASLIGEAVDYSIQYFVVYLGAQRDWDARRGARAVRPALSVALATSLLGYAILTWVPFPALKQIACFAIAGITTAFASVLWLLPALLTRAPKRSPKRVFAAAARVLAVWHRTIGGKRAWFVAALLLLLAIPGWLRLTSDDDIHLLIQRDPALVVQEDKVRAAVGVDNSAQFFVVRGETPEVVLQRAEALGTKLDALNGTANKVGSYQSVAQLVPSAKQQNEDRALLAQHVFNDPAALRATLLQAGFKDEVADAWLAACAKPQAPLTIDTWLATPWSQPYKHLWLGEVDSSTKAYAAVVIPQGVTPQNEPALIATAQGLPGVVFVDKAASVSKLFGAYRVDSGWWLGGALTLVLILLMLRYKVRGGIAVTLPVLLAVGVTLAVFGYIHVPLNLFNWLALMLVLGVGANYAVFLREGCLRADADLGAVWTGVLLSAATTLLSFGMLGMSAMPALKSFGATLALGIAVSVLLAPIGMPSESRRAA
- a CDS encoding LolA family protein, translated to MGTMNLRAVIAGALSALSVLAATVVWTEPASAASATSTKEAEPGNPALVSQIAAHLAQAKGVRAQFTQTQTLAAMKQPLVSTGSLLFFRERGVIWQTDTPYKATYVITDAGVAEVDANGQRVTAHSAQGTRGVAQVSKMMRAMLGGDLSALYSQFDVQAEGSAAQWRMQLTPNQPQIAQSIKGLEMNGGDFLQRLRITLANGDITQLEFTKSVAVTELTAAERGLLGAP